CGTTAACGCGGCTTGTGCCTATCTGTTTTGGCTCTGATTGCGTCCTGTTCCCAGCTTCACTCTGTAAGATTCCGAGCTTACTCGATGTGGGCAGATTGGGAGTCACTTTTCTCCTTAAGGGAAGGGTTTTCACCTCCATCTATGTATCAGTTCAGGGTACTTATAGTTTTCTCTCTATCATCCCCTGGATGTCCATACCCTCCTATTTTCTAGAAGTTCCTGACATCAACGAATCGCACTTACTCAAACCCCATTATAGACAACGTCAAGCTATCTTCGTTCTTAGGTCTAAGATTTAGTATTGAAAAGAGATTAATTTACTTGGGTTACGCAATCCTCCAAATCTAGCCCGTGAGATGCAGCCAATTTTTTTAGAGCATCTAGGGTTGGATGTTGTCCTTCGTTCTCAATTCTTTTAAGGTGTCTGTCGGAGATGCCCTTGATTGCATCTAGATTTAGTAGGTGGGCTTTTCTCACAGTTAGCGATCGCCACACACTAAAAGAATAATTTTAATCACGGCGTATGAGTCATAACTGATCCTAAAATTTCTTATAATCACCATTCTGTAGAATAGGATTAAAATATCCAATAATACAGTTAGGATTGACAATACATAATTGGATATGATTCTGGGATAAAAACCCCGCGCCAGGATAAACTTCATCCCCTTCAGGAAACATACCCCTAACAGAATCAATAAAGTTAGGATGGCGTTGTATCAGTTTCTTATTTTCACCTTCGGTGTCAGGTAGGTTAAAACTATCGGCGATCACTTCATTATTAAATCTGTGTATTCTTTGGATGACTTCACAATTTCTCTGTTAAAGCTAATACCGTTACGAAAACTTTTATTCTTGGGTAAAGCTTTTCCCAAACTAGCAACTTCTTTTTCAAGTATTTCGTAACCTAGTTTGAGATAATCTATTTTGGCAGTATCCAGTAAATCGAGGCAGTTACCTAATCGGATAAATGCACCTATTACAGTGGGTTCGGAAACTTTATTACTGTTTTTTGCCCATAAGTAAGCTCTTTCATAGCTGCCTGACCAAAAGTAAATACCGTGTCCCAGCCAATCGTATTTATTTTCGCTATTAGAAAGATGGGTATTTTGCTGTATGACCCGAGCGGATGTAGAGCGATCGCAGCCATGAAAACCAACAACTATCTGTGGAGAGACGTACACTTATGCTGATATCTTGAGATCGCGAATTTCACCTTGCTCGTTTAAAATACCCGCTTGCATCAAGGTATGAGTAATATATTCTTTTGAGGTATTAGTAATAGCCTTATTTTGCGACTTAGTTGGTACACCATTAAGCACAGCAAGTCTTTGTTGTAGAGCCTCTTTTAGTTCCAACATAGTTTCTACCTCAACACATTATTTGTGTACACTATTATACCTTTCATTAAAGAGATTAAGTGCAAGGTCAGGTAATAGAGATATTCCGACATTATGGTACTTAGTACAGCAACTAAATTGTGTTGTCCATATAATAAAACTTGTTAATTCAGATAAAGCAGGTAACTATTATTGAATCATAATAAAAATTTTATCCAAACTATTTATTTAATCTAGTATTAATTTCAATACGGCAAATTAATTTTACAATAACAATAGTTATTTGAATTGAAACGTAACTTGATATAGAGCCAAATATAGAAATGAACAAAGGAAAAGCACTTTCATAACTAAACATTAAATACAAGCCAGATATTATACAAACATTCTAGTGCGACCTGAAAGTCGCATTCGAGAGTAAGTCCCTCAGAAAGACTTCAGCTTAATAGTCAAGCCTGTACCCGCCCGAAGGGGCATCTCTAGTAATAGAGATGTCTCAGAGCTAGAAGGTTAAATGTCTTAACATAGCTGAAACATCCAGTCTATTAGAGGCTAGGGTAAGACGTACAAGACTAATGAAAATGAACCTGTGATGAGGCTTCTATATTATAGAATACCCTTTAAAGATGTTTAGGGTATAGGGATTTAGGGAATTCACCGGTTTACTGAATTCTAAATAATTTATTCTAGAATTATAAATTATTAGACTATCAACAATCCCGAATAACAGGAGTAGAGCAGGAGTCTAAATACGTCGCATCTCAACAATGTGGAACAGGAAAACCCCTATCAAGTCTCTTCTGAGTAAGCCAACCGCAAGGAAAGTCTAATTCTTGAGAGGGAGCAGGATAGTTCAACAAGGTGATTGGGTATGGCTCTTAAACAGAGCCACCCCTCACCTTCAAAAAGCTAATGTCACCAGATCGAAAGATAAGAGTAATAAATAACTCGGTGAATAGGGAATATACCCAATCTGAAAGGATGCTGACGTGAACACAGGTGTTAACTACAATATTTTGGAGTATACGAAAGATTAAATCTAAGGAAAAGTTAGATGGTTGCCTTTTAATCCAAACGTAACTTAGAGCTTGATATATTTCCTGGAAGTAAGGTTGAAGGAGTAAATGGAATATAGAAACCTCCTAATAATAAAGGGAAATAAAAAGAGCTATGTATAGTCAATTAGTAATCAACAAAATCGTAGTAAATGCTTGAGCCGAATACTTGGAAACCTGTACGTTCGGTTCTACGGGGGGAAAGGAGTAGCAATACTCCTGACCTACCCTACATGAGAATAAATAAATTAGTATGTAAAGTAGAGTCCGAGCATCTAGAGTGCTAGGCTATTAGATTAAATGGTTTCTATATTTTAGAAAATTACTCGATGAGTACGCTGGTCATCTTAAATCTAGGAAGCGGTGACCTTCTGACTGGGTTTCCTCAAGTAACTGTTCGGCTCTGGACGGCAGAAAGTAGCTTGCCCGAACAGTCTGTAGGTAGTTTACCACCTGCGCCCAAATTAATCGAACTATATCGGACTTGGCAGTCAATCTACCACTGTCTGTGTAGTTCCCAATTGCCTCGTTCTGCGGTACTAGCAGTTGAAGAAGACGATCTGCTAGAAATCGACGAAGTGGGGATTACCAATGTTTCTCAGAATAATTTTGATTGGGTGAGCCAGCAGCTATGTAAAGAGCTAAATATTTGGCTGAGTACGACAGATTTTTTAAAAATAGAGCGACGTATGCGATCGCGACTTAATCTAACAGAAGAAATTCGCATCATTTTAGAAACTGACAATGAGTTGCTACGGCACCTACCCTGGCATAAATGGGAATTTTTCCAAGATTATCGAAAAGCAAATATCGCTCTAAGTCAATCAGATTACAAACACCGCCAATTTCGACATACTCAAATTCTGAGAAACAAAATTAGAATTTTAGCAATTATAGGCGATAGCAGAAATATTGATGTTAGGGCAGAAAGGGAATTTCTCCAAAATTTACCCGATGCCGAAACCACATTTCTTGTCAATCCTTCTCGTCAAGAATTTAATACAGAACTTTGGAATCCTCTTGGTTGGGATATCCTTTTTTTCGCAGGACACAGCCAAACCGAAGCAAAAACTGGTCGACTATACATTAACGAAAATCCCACGAATAATAGCATCACCATTGAAAAATTAGAGGAGGCACTTAAAGCTTCCATCGAACGGGGACTAATGCTGACTATCTTCAATTCCTGTGATGGATTGGGATTGGCTTCAGCACTGGAGAGATTAGATATTCCTGTGGTAGTGGTGATGCGAGAACCAGTACCCAATCGAGTAGCACAGGAGTTTCTAAAGTACTTTTTAGAAGCATTTGCCATCGATAGGCTTTCTTTCAATCAAGCGATGCGACGCTCGTGCAGAAAATTGCAAGGGTTGGAAGAAGATTTTCCTGGAGCCTCTTGGTTGCCTATAAGTTGCCAAAATCCGACCCTTGAATTGCCTACTTGGTTACAGTTAGATGGCGTTGTGCATCGCTCCTCACTATTTAATTTGGAATCAAAAACAAATACCGATAACTTGATTCGAGCTTCCAAGATGGTTCTAAAACTGAAACCAAAACTAGAGTCCGATGCTGAAGCTGATATTACTATTGAAGCAAATAGTCAAATAGCTTCCATTGTTACGAAGTCGGAGCAGGCCCCGTTGTCTCATGGCAAAGCTTGCCTAACTTTAGAGCAATATTCCCATGTAGAAAAAATCTTGTTAGATCTAATAGGACCGATCGCCTCTGCCTCAATCCAACAGTTTAAGACACAGTCATTTACTCTCGAACAGTTATTAGAAGAGTTGTCGGCTTACCTTTGTGTCTCTCAAATAACCGAGTTTAAACGGCAGATAATACCTTTGCTGCAAGAGGTTCAGCGCAGCACCCAAGTGCAAACAGATGCTTATATTATCTCTCAAGAACCAGAAATTAGCGAGTTTTTAATCTGTGAATACGAACGAGCACTCGCAGAAATTATCGGACCGATCGCCACCTTTTTAGTTAGAGATACTCTAGCTTCCTTTCCTCAAATTTCCCAGGTAGAATTTATTGAAACACTATCGGCTGGCATTTTAGAGCCTCAACAAGCTGCTGAATTCAAACGGTGGTTTATGGACTCAACTTAAATAGCGATCGCAAGAAGCTTAATATATTGCTCTAATTTAGAAAAACAACAATTACTTAAAAAAAACTAGGCTCAAGAATAAGTTATGTTTTTCAGGACTCGCTTCGAGAATATCAAAATCGGCACTAAATTTAATTCGTTTGTAATTATTATTTTCACTATAGGAATTTTACTCAGTGGATTAACATTTTGGAAGGCACTTGAGCATCGGGCAGAAACTGAAGTTAGCTCTAAAGGTTTAGTCCTCATGGAGACAGTAAATGCAGTTAGAAACTATACTCAAGATCGAATTAATCCTCTTCTAAAAGAGAGAATAGAAACTGAATTTGAATTTACTCCAGAGGCAATTCCAACCTTCGCTGCCAGAGAAGTCTTTGAGTATTTTCGTAAAAATCCAGATTATGCACAGTTTATTTATAAAGATGCCGCACCTAATCCAATAAACTTACGAGATCGGGCAGACGAGTTTGAAACTAAGCTGGTAGAAGAGTTTAAAGAGCAAGGTTCCTTGCAAAAAAGTGGATGGCGTGAGTTTTCTGAAGGAGAGGTATTTTACGTAGCACGACCATTTACCCTAAAAAAACAAAGTTGCCTCGAATGCCACTCTAGTCCAAGCAAAGCTCCTCAGAGCTTGTTAACGACTTATGGTACCGAAAACGGTTTTGGATGGGAACTGAATCAAATCGTCGCAGCTCAGGTTATCTACGTTCCAGCTAAAGAAATTTTGACCAGTGTTCGTCGTTCATTTGTGACTACGATGACAATTTTGGCTGCTACTTTTATTGTGATTATTTTTTCGCTTAATCTCCTCTTGAAACGCTTCGTAATTCAGCGGATTCAAAAAATAGCTAGAACCGCACAAGCCATAAGCCGCGGAGATCTCAAAGCTAATTTTCAAGAAGATTCCCAAGATGAAATTGGTCTTCTGGTGATTGCCTTTAATCGAATGAGATCCAGCGTAGAAGTAGCAATGAAACTGCTGAATCAAAAAAAGATAAACTGATTTAAATTTAAATCGTGTCAATGGTCTGGTTGTGTTGTAAAAACTGCATCAGTTCAAAACTTTGGCAACTATGAATCTATGCACTTTAGAAATAGAAGATTAATCAATATGAGGTAAAGCAATATTTATGACTGTGTCACAAAGATACTGGAAAATTTGGCGCATCAATCCTGCTGGGTCAAGGTTGGGATATAAACAGGTTGTAGCACCCTTGGCACGAGAGTTTGTCGAGCAAAAATTAGTCAAAACTCAGAATAATGACCTAAAATCGAATTTGATTTCGTATTTTCACCATAAAGATCCGGCGGTAGATCTCGCAAGTCTTGCCCAAGCCGGTCTTTGTTTGAGGTGTTATGTTTCCGAACCTATTCTCAAAGCCTGCTGCAAGCTGGATAGTCTTTTCGCTGGTGACAAGCAGTTTAGCTACCAAGATTTACTGACGTTTGTTCTCAATGATGACGGAGAAACTCTGGTAATCTTAAGTCGCGATCGCAAAACTCAAATGATTTTAGATAAAAAGGGTAAAGTCAAACCAACTGCTTACCAATTTTTTACCGTCAAAGTTTTGCAAACCTATGATGCCGATTCTCTCTCGAGAATGAGCTTGGATAATTGGGCATATTTGCAAACCAAACAACATCCCGAAATCAAAAAATTCTTATCCGAATTTGGTTTTAGACACCTTAGTGATTGGGCACTGTTGAATAGAGCTAGACCCAAACAAATTGAGCGATTGGCAGAACGCGATCGCCATCTCGTAGAAGTCTATCATTTAGTCTACCGTCGCGACAGAGTTCGGCAGCGAAAACCAGCAGCAAAAAGATGTCCCGACCCCTCAACCGTTCAATTAGAGGAAATGCTTGCCTGTTTGCAAGCGAGAGTCGCTATTAAAACTACGGCAAAGTTGCTCAAAGAACTAAAGCAGGTAGCATTGCAGCTAAGACAATATGATGTATGGAGTAATAGAGAATCTTTGGAGATTCAAGATCCCAATACTGGCGATTATACAACCAGAACGGATTTACCCAATGAATCTACAGACAAATCAGATGTCGAACAACAGGAACTTGTGGAATTTATACACGAACAACTCACAATAGCTTTAACTCAGACGATAGAGCAAGAAGTTCGC
This DNA window, taken from Pleurocapsa sp. FMAR1, encodes the following:
- a CDS encoding helix-turn-helix domain-containing protein, producing the protein MWRSLTVRKAHLLNLDAIKGISDRHLKRIENEGQHPTLDALKKLAASHGLDLEDCVTQVN
- a CDS encoding CHAT domain-containing protein, encoding MSTLVILNLGSGDLLTGFPQVTVRLWTAESSLPEQSVGSLPPAPKLIELYRTWQSIYHCLCSSQLPRSAVLAVEEDDLLEIDEVGITNVSQNNFDWVSQQLCKELNIWLSTTDFLKIERRMRSRLNLTEEIRIILETDNELLRHLPWHKWEFFQDYRKANIALSQSDYKHRQFRHTQILRNKIRILAIIGDSRNIDVRAEREFLQNLPDAETTFLVNPSRQEFNTELWNPLGWDILFFAGHSQTEAKTGRLYINENPTNNSITIEKLEEALKASIERGLMLTIFNSCDGLGLASALERLDIPVVVVMREPVPNRVAQEFLKYFLEAFAIDRLSFNQAMRRSCRKLQGLEEDFPGASWLPISCQNPTLELPTWLQLDGVVHRSSLFNLESKTNTDNLIRASKMVLKLKPKLESDAEADITIEANSQIASIVTKSEQAPLSHGKACLTLEQYSHVEKILLDLIGPIASASIQQFKTQSFTLEQLLEELSAYLCVSQITEFKRQIIPLLQEVQRSTQVQTDAYIISQEPEISEFLICEYERALAEIIGPIATFLVRDTLASFPQISQVEFIETLSAGILEPQQAAEFKRWFMDST
- a CDS encoding c-type heme family protein; the encoded protein is MFFRTRFENIKIGTKFNSFVIIIFTIGILLSGLTFWKALEHRAETEVSSKGLVLMETVNAVRNYTQDRINPLLKERIETEFEFTPEAIPTFAAREVFEYFRKNPDYAQFIYKDAAPNPINLRDRADEFETKLVEEFKEQGSLQKSGWREFSEGEVFYVARPFTLKKQSCLECHSSPSKAPQSLLTTYGTENGFGWELNQIVAAQVIYVPAKEILTSVRRSFVTTMTILAATFIVIIFSLNLLLKRFVIQRIQKIARTAQAISRGDLKANFQEDSQDEIGLLVIAFNRMRSSVEVAMKLLNQKKIN